In the genome of Pontibacter actiniarum, the window TTGGCAGCACGGCAGCTAACAGCGCCGCCTGCTGTCGTCCCACATCGCTGGCCGGCTTATCAAAGTACTTCTGTGCGGCGGCCTCCACCCCAAAAACACCGTCTCCCATTTCGGCAATGTTCAGGTATACTTCCATAATGCGCTCTTTCCCCCACAGCACCTCAATGAGCATGGTAAAGTACGCTTCCACGGCCTTCCGGAAGTAGCTGCGCCCATGCCAGAGAAAAACGTTTTTGGCCACCTGCTGGCTGATGGTGCTCCCGCCCCGTATATTGCCGCCTTTCTGGTTGCGCTGAAAGGCATCCCAAATAGCATCGAAGTCGAAGCCGTGGTGCTGCAGAAACAGCTGGTCTTCAGACGCGACTACCGCCAATGGTAGCTGCGGCGACATCTCCTCCAGCGGCACAAACTTATACTTGATCCCGGGCTCTTCCTTTTCGGCGGCGCCAGCCTCGGCACGCCGCTGCAGCATGTGCAGTGTAGCCGGCGGTGCCACCCAGCGGTACAGCAGCACCCACACCACGCTTATCAGGAAAAGGCTAAGCACTAACTTTACGAAAAGCAGCTTTACTTGCCTCAGTCCTAATCGCTTTTTAGCCATTTTTAACTATCTTTTTGAGGCCGCAAAGGTAATCAGTTTGTGCCGTTTTCCTAGCAAGTAGGTATACTTGCAGCCAACGCAACGGCCCCGGAAAGCGTAGGCAAAGAGCAAGCGCGCACAGCTGTCGGTCACCCGGAAAAACGAAGCTACATCTATCACCCATACATACAAGCCCTGAACATGACTCCAAAAATAAAGTACCTGCCGCTTTTCCCGCTTGGCATTGTGGTTTTCCCCGGGGAAAAACTAAACCTGCACGTTTTTGAGCCGCGCTACAAACAACTGGTGCTGGACTGCCTGGAGGAGGGAAAAACCTTTGGCATCCCCACCTTTCTGGAGAACAACGTAGGCACCTACGGCACCGAAATAGAGCTGCTGAACGTGGAGAAGAAGTACGCGAACGGTGAAATGGATATCCGCACAAAGGGGCTGCAGATATTCAAGATACTGCAGTTTGATAAGATGGCCCCGAACAGGCTGTATGCAGGCGGTGAGGTGGAGGTAGTAGAGAATCGGCTGGAGGAGGATATCCTCACCAAGATCAAAATACGGGAAAACCTACAGAAACTCTATGATGCGCTGGGGCTCAGCAACCTTTACCTGGAGCTGCCGGAGAATTTTACAAGCTACGACATTGGGCACCAGCTGGGGCTAAGCACCGAGCAGGAGTACACGCTGCTACAGCTGCTAAGCGAGCAGGACCGGCAGGAGGCCATTCTACACCACCTACAGCAGGTGCTGCCGGTGGTGCTGGAGACAGAGCGGCTCAAAGAGCGCGTGCGCCTCAATGGGCACTTCAAGAACCTGACACCCCCAAACTTTTAAGCCCTTGCCTGTTTCTTCTATATGCTGATCTACTTTCTGGTTATCGTCCCGACACTGCTCTTTACATTTCTGGCCTTCAGTTATTGGCAGGAGCGTAAGTACCGGCGCAAACCCTTCTACCGGCTTTCTGACCTGGGCTGGAAAAGGCTACCGCCCCCGCCTGCGGCGGACCTGCAGCAGTCGGTGGCCCTGTTGGGAGATGTGGGGGCCATTGCCACAGACGGCTCAGACCCGGTGATGCACCTGGTACAGGAGTGGCAGCAGGAAGTGGCGGCAAAGGGCACCATGATCTTCCTGGGCGACAACCTCTACCCTATCGGGCTGCCGGATGTCGGCCACCGCCACCGGCCGATGGCCGAAGCACGGCTCAACACCCTCATCCAAAGTATAAAACAATACCCGGGCAGCGGGGTGTTTATCAGCGGCAACCACGATTGGTTTAAGGGGCGCAAAGGCGGCTATGACCAGATGCTGCGGCAGGAGCGCTACGTGGAGGAGCACCTGGGCCAGGAGAAGAGTTACATGCCCCACAACGGCTGCCCCGGCCCTAGCACCTGGCAACTGGCCGACGGGCTGCTCCTGGTCATCATTAACACGCAGTGGTTCGTGCAGCGAGGCGAGAAGCCGTTGGGCCGGAAGTATGAGTGCCCCTATGACGACATAGAGGAGTTCTTTATCCGGCTCAACAGGGTTCTGAAGCGCAACACGCATCAGCGGGTGCTTATTGCGGCACACCACCCGCTTTACAGCAATGCCCAGCACGGCGGCAAGTTCACGGTAAAGCAGCACATTTTCCCGCTCACCGCTATGCACAAGCGGATATACATCCCCTTGCCCATCTTCGGGTCGCTGTACCCTTTTTACCGGAAGCTGTTCGGAGCGTACGAAGACATGTCGCACCGCAAGTACAAGAGAATGCGGAAACGGCTTCTGCGCATCTTCCACCGCTATAGCAACCTGATTTACGTGGGCGGCCACGACCACAACCTGCAGCACTTTGAGGTGCGCGGAAACCACTACATCGTAAGTGGCGCAGGCAGTAAAACCGCTTTCGTGAAGAAAGGAGGCAGGGCTACCTTTACCCTGGAGCAGCTGGGCTTCTTTGTGCTGAACTACTACAGCAATGGCGAGGTGTGGATGGAGTGCCGGACGGTGCCGGCAGAGGCTGGTGCAGGTGCCGACGTAATGTTCCGGAAAAAGCTTGCGAGCGTGCGTACGCCGCTCGCGGCACAGTAGGTCTACTCTTCGTCTTCCGGCAGCGGCAGGATCACTTTGAGGCTCTTAGGCTGAATTTCTGCGGTTATCACCTCCCCCAGGTTCATCGGTTCCCCGTCAATGTGCATCACCTCGTGCTCCAGGTTATAGATGGTGGCTTTTTTGCAGCTTATGGTGCGGGTGTAGACGCTGGTGTCGATGCTGTCGGTGTACAGTTTATAAAGTATGCCGATACCGGCCGCTTTCGGAAAAGGCTCAATGAGGCAGATCTCAAATTTGCCGTCGTTAAGGATTCCGTCCGGGTTGATGTTGGCGTTGGTGCCAAAGGCGTTGGCGTTGGCAACTGTGACCATAAAAGCCTGCCCTTCGAAGCTCTCTGCATCGGTCTCTATCCGGTAGCGCTTCGCCTCGTACCCCAGGTATTCCTGCATCGCAATCCAGGCGTAGGAGCCCGGTCCCCGTGTGTCACCCTCGCAAAAGCGTTTTACCACCAGGGCGTTAAAGCCAAAGTCACTGAGGTGGATGGAGGGCACGCCGTTAAGTAAAACCGTATCGATGTTGCGCACAACGTGGCGGTGAATGAGCTCCAGGGCCTCCTCGGTATCCTGCGGGATGTGCAGGTCCTTGCTGAGCCCGTTTCCGGAGCCCAGCGGAACGATGCCCAGCGGGGTAGTCGTGTTGATGAGCAGGGAGGCGACAATACTCACTGTGCCATCTCCCCCGATGGCGTATACGGCGTCATACTTCTGCTGATCCAGCTTTTCTTTGATCGTTTCTTTGTCGTGCTCGCCGGTCGTTTTGTAGATCTCAAAGCGTATATGGTGCTCTTGGCAGATAGTGGCAATTTCTTCTTCCAGGTCCTCTTTTTCCACGTCACCGGAGATAGGGTTGATGACGAAAAGTAAGTTGTGGTGCTTGTTGCTCTCCATAGGTTTGATTGTCTGTACTACTGCCTTTGATACGTACTAAAGTACGTTAATACTGCTTTGCCACAAAGTTATTGTTGCAGGCCCTCTGGCAGGCCGTTGGGGTACTCCTCCTGTATAGCCTGCTCGATCTGGGTCACACGGTTGCCGGGGTTCGGGTGCGTCTGCAAGAACTCAGGGCCGCCTGCGCCGCCGCCAGCCTCCTCCAGGATACGCATCACCTTGATCATAGCCCGGGGATCGTAGCCGGCGTTGCCTGTGAGCTGCACCGCCAAACGGTCAGACTCCAGCTCGTCTTCGCGCCCGTAGCGCATGTTGAGCAACTGGCCCACCATGGCGGCCACCGCAGCACCCGACCGGCTGGCGGGGTTATCCGGATCGTAAGTGGCGATAGCGGCGGCACCTGTCAGCCCCTGGGTTAGCTTTGCCTTGGCCAGCTGCTCGGCGGAGTGGCGCGCCACCACATGCCCAATCTCATGCCCCAGCACGCCTGCCAGCTGTGCCTCCGACTCCAGCCGCTTTAACAAACCTGCCGTTATAAACACCTGGCCGCCCGGCAAGGCAAAGGCATTCACGGTCTGTTCGTCTGCCAGTAAATGAAAGTCGAACTGGTAAGGCGTTTCCTTTACATTAGTGTTTTGCACCAGTTTCTGCCCGATAGCTTTCACCTCGGCGGCGGCCTGCCTGTCTGGGTGCAGGCCGCCGTACTGCTGGGCCATCTCTGGTGCCGCCTGTAGGCCAAGGGCTATTTCCTGCTCTACGGTCATATCCACGTGCTGCTTCTCGCCCGTAAACTCATTCTCTTCTGTGCTGCACCAATAGGTCACCAGCGACACTGCTGCCACCAGCAGTGCTATGATAAATTTAATGACTGCTCTCATACATGCTTTCAGTATTATACTTACACCCGCCGCCAGGATGGGTTACCTCATGAACGTGGAAGGCCTTGTGCCGGTTGTGGCGTAGCTGTAAAGCGTTGCAGCGCTATACTTACCGGCTCCCCGGCAGCCGGATTATTGCACCCATTTTGTTGCGCCCTGTCCATTCCTGCCTGGGAGAAAAGTTCTATCGTCATCTGTAAGTATAAACTGGTGTTGCATCTTTTTTTACTTTGCCGCGGGAGGGTTTCCAGCTTTAGCCAAAACAGTTAATACCTGTAAAAGCAAAAAGCCACTTGCTGCTAAGCAAGTGGCTTTGATATCTTGGGAAGGCAGCGGAACTACCGGGCAGTTCTACATGCTGATGGCTGCATCCGCACCGTTTTCCAGTGCAAAGGCCTCTACAGCCTGGTTGTTGTTCAGGTACGTTGAGCTATACTTCGCATCGTTGCCATGGATGTAAAGCACCGATTTGTCTTTGATCGCTTCGATCACATCTTTCGATACCTCTTTCGGAACGGAAGGGCAACCCAGGCTACGGCCAAGGCGGCCATACTGCTTTACAAAATCCTCGCTTACGTAATCAGCTCCGTGTACAACAATTGCTCTGGCCATGGCATTGGTGTTGAAGCCTTCATCTTTGCCCTGCAGGCGCAGCGACAGACCGTGCTTGCCAAAATAGGTGGCATCAGTCAGGTAAAAGCCGAGGCTGCTCATGTTAGAGTTGGGGGTGTTGGAGAAGCGGGTCGCTTTTCCTTCTCCCGTATTGCGGCCATGTGCCACGAGGGTGTTAAACAACACTTTCTTAGACTTCAGATCGATTATCCAGAGGCGCTTTTCTGAGCTGGGCTTTGTAAAGTCTACCACGGAAAGCACAGACTTGGACGGAGCGATCATCTTTAGCCGCTTGAAGTTCTGGAAGCCGACCACGGCCTTGTGAAACACCTGGTACGACAGTCCCTTTTGCTCCAGGTTGGCTTCGTTGTAGAGTTCCTGTACATGGTCCTCAAACACGGCGGCCTTGGCTGCCAGAGAACTGTTTGCCAGGTCCTTCGCTTCCAGCGCGAGCGGTGCTGTGATGGCTGCCGCGTCCTTGGGGACGGGCGACGTAAAGGATAAAAGTCCGAGGGTGATGGAGGTTAGCAATACTCTTACCATAGGATTGTTTAGCTTCTGTTTTACGTGTTAGATAAAAACAACAGGAAGTGCAGTACAAATTGTTCCGCTCCGGCAAAAGAGCTAAGCTATTAGCCATAAGTAAAATAAGCACAAAGC includes:
- the mtgA gene encoding monofunctional biosynthetic peptidoglycan transglycosylase yields the protein MAKKRLGLRQVKLLFVKLVLSLFLISVVWVLLYRWVAPPATLHMLQRRAEAGAAEKEEPGIKYKFVPLEEMSPQLPLAVVASEDQLFLQHHGFDFDAIWDAFQRNQKGGNIRGGSTISQQVAKNVFLWHGRSYFRKAVEAYFTMLIEVLWGKERIMEVYLNIAEMGDGVFGVEAAAQKYFDKPASDVGRQQAALLAAVLPNPIKYSAKNPSGYVRTRRGRIARAMGRLGGTTYIKEILPETDEK
- a CDS encoding LON peptidase substrate-binding domain-containing protein: MTPKIKYLPLFPLGIVVFPGEKLNLHVFEPRYKQLVLDCLEEGKTFGIPTFLENNVGTYGTEIELLNVEKKYANGEMDIRTKGLQIFKILQFDKMAPNRLYAGGEVEVVENRLEEDILTKIKIRENLQKLYDALGLSNLYLELPENFTSYDIGHQLGLSTEQEYTLLQLLSEQDRQEAILHHLQQVLPVVLETERLKERVRLNGHFKNLTPPNF
- a CDS encoding metallophosphoesterase, producing the protein MLIYFLVIVPTLLFTFLAFSYWQERKYRRKPFYRLSDLGWKRLPPPPAADLQQSVALLGDVGAIATDGSDPVMHLVQEWQQEVAAKGTMIFLGDNLYPIGLPDVGHRHRPMAEARLNTLIQSIKQYPGSGVFISGNHDWFKGRKGGYDQMLRQERYVEEHLGQEKSYMPHNGCPGPSTWQLADGLLLVIINTQWFVQRGEKPLGRKYECPYDDIEEFFIRLNRVLKRNTHQRVLIAAHHPLYSNAQHGGKFTVKQHIFPLTAMHKRIYIPLPIFGSLYPFYRKLFGAYEDMSHRKYKRMRKRLLRIFHRYSNLIYVGGHDHNLQHFEVRGNHYIVSGAGSKTAFVKKGGRATFTLEQLGFFVLNYYSNGEVWMECRTVPAEAGAGADVMFRKKLASVRTPLAAQ
- a CDS encoding diacylglycerol/lipid kinase family protein, which translates into the protein MESNKHHNLLFVINPISGDVEKEDLEEEIATICQEHHIRFEIYKTTGEHDKETIKEKLDQQKYDAVYAIGGDGTVSIVASLLINTTTPLGIVPLGSGNGLSKDLHIPQDTEEALELIHRHVVRNIDTVLLNGVPSIHLSDFGFNALVVKRFCEGDTRGPGSYAWIAMQEYLGYEAKRYRIETDAESFEGQAFMVTVANANAFGTNANINPDGILNDGKFEICLIEPFPKAAGIGILYKLYTDSIDTSVYTRTISCKKATIYNLEHEVMHIDGEPMNLGEVITAEIQPKSLKVILPLPEDEE
- a CDS encoding M48 family metalloprotease; this encodes MRAVIKFIIALLVAAVSLVTYWCSTEENEFTGEKQHVDMTVEQEIALGLQAAPEMAQQYGGLHPDRQAAAEVKAIGQKLVQNTNVKETPYQFDFHLLADEQTVNAFALPGGQVFITAGLLKRLESEAQLAGVLGHEIGHVVARHSAEQLAKAKLTQGLTGAAAIATYDPDNPASRSGAAVAAMVGQLLNMRYGREDELESDRLAVQLTGNAGYDPRAMIKVMRILEEAGGGAGGPEFLQTHPNPGNRVTQIEQAIQEEYPNGLPEGLQQ
- a CDS encoding murein L,D-transpeptidase catalytic domain family protein; the encoded protein is MVRVLLTSITLGLLSFTSPVPKDAAAITAPLALEAKDLANSSLAAKAAVFEDHVQELYNEANLEQKGLSYQVFHKAVVGFQNFKRLKMIAPSKSVLSVVDFTKPSSEKRLWIIDLKSKKVLFNTLVAHGRNTGEGKATRFSNTPNSNMSSLGFYLTDATYFGKHGLSLRLQGKDEGFNTNAMARAIVVHGADYVSEDFVKQYGRLGRSLGCPSVPKEVSKDVIEAIKDKSVLYIHGNDAKYSSTYLNNNQAVEAFALENGADAAISM